A stretch of DNA from Megalops cyprinoides isolate fMegCyp1 chromosome 17, fMegCyp1.pri, whole genome shotgun sequence:
ctgaatgcattttccttGTGCTCTTTGCATTAGTTTGTTCTTGAACACACCTAATATTATTTGCATGCCTTTTAGCAATGGCAAAAACTTTCATGTACATAATTATTATGGTCGAGCATGGCACAAcagaaactaaaataaaatcaacaacagcCCATATGTCATTGATTTTAACAGGACAACTTCCAGTGCACTCAATAATTTCTGTCATGTCAGTGATATTTCcattgaaataaagaaaaatcaagTAGTAGATTATTGAATACAACCAGAGGCAGGATATTATAATCAAAGTTACATTCACTGTGATTCTAGTAGAATAGAGAAAAGGGTTGCACAGAGCAATGTATCGATCCACAGCAATGCAAGCAACGTTATAAACTGACACACATGTGAGGCAAAAAGCAACCACAGTAAAAATAGTGCAATATACTGCACCAAAGCACCAGTGTGATTCAATCAACTGAAAAAAGTGGAAAGGCATCACAATTAATCCGACTAGAAAGTCAGCCACAGccaaggagaggaggaggaggttggttggtgtgtggagctgcttgAAGTGACAGATGGAGATGATCACCAGCAGGTTTCCAAACACTGTCAgtaacacagctgcagctgcagccacaTACAGCAGAACATCCACTGTAGTAACTGATAACCTTTCAAAGCAGGAGAAGTTGGAGGACTGGGTGCAGAACTCCTCTTCTTTAATTTCTGTGAGATTCATAAATGAAGAACACAGTTCCACTTTCACTGATAGAGAAAATGACCAGCAACAGCAATGTGTAATATACTagatcagacagacactgttttcatttcagaaagctGCAAGATGCAATATGACTTGTCTTGGAAAGTCATCCTGATCTAAGAACTGTACAGCCATATTTATATTGTggtattactgtttttttttattttggtggaTGTTAATGAATCCCCATCAGAATAAGTGTTACGTATTGAACTGGGGTTATGTAATGAGACACAGTGGTATAGTAACAACAAAACAGTAATTACAATGTCAGAGAGGGTGTCAAGAAAGCAAAGGGTTTGAATCAGTGCACTTGTTGACCCAAACCcaataaaatacatgaaagGTCCCAAATGGACCCAACCCTCATTTGTAAATACAGTCAAAGGAAAAGCAAGGTGCTCAGTATATTTTCTACTTAGTAACAAACATAACGACCCTGTGTATAACAGGGTCTGCAAAGCAAATTTAAAACTACTTTGAATGATATGACTTTTCTCTTTGCAATGCTGTTATTGCActtacacattttaaagtgtaaaacacacctaacatttacattttttgggaTTATATaatcaataaatgtttttatttaattaggGGTATTAATTAATATGGACGGccctgtatgcacacacacacacacacacacacacacacaaacacacacaggacaagCTATCTGTCACCTGGAGTCTGCAGTAGTTGTAAGTGCTGTTTACTTGTTTCAGCGTAGTCGGACTAGTGCTGTTGCTAGCAAGGAGTTTGTGCGTGCGTTACCATTGTGTTTTGTTGATCTTTTGCCAGGAATTCCTAGTTTTGTTTACCTGCTTATTATCTTCCTTGCTAAGAATTCCTAGTTTAAGTGCTACAGTTTGAGTGACGGGAAAGCGATTCACATAGTAGAGCTTTGTTGTGCTTAGGCGGCCTCAGCTGTGAACATTAGTGAAGTGTAGCTTTCATAGCTATTTAAAAATTTCATCTGTGCTGACGCAGAAGCATGTGAGTCCACTGAGAAAGAGCACCGAAAGGACACATCATAAACAGtgaaatttgcttttgttttctttcccttaTTTGTGATTTAGCATCAGCTAGTAACATATGCTTTCAGTGCACCCCCATTGTTCAACAAAAACGCAGCTCTCATTCATAGGAGGAAACGCAATCTGGACAACCTGAGGCCTCTCCATGCTTCCTCAGGGGCACCCTCTCCATGGTCAACAAAGCTGATTTCATCCCTGATTTCACCACCCAGTTCTCCCTCCAAGTCCGGGCTTTGGTCTAGACCATGATCCGTGCAGAGAACACCTGCAGCTCTCTCCACCAACTTTGCCTTCCGAGAGAAAATGGTGCTGCCTCCATTTTCCACCTCTCTGACTGCAGATGACTTCACCACGTTTTTCACTGGAAAGGTGGAAGTCATCAGCAGTGCGCtctccactccacacattcacatgcataacACATTACTGCCCACTTTCTCCCCTATCTCTGAGGCTGACGCCTCCAGCTTCTCATCTCCAACTGACTCACCATCTGCCccctggaccccatcccctcccatctcctacaAGCTATCTCTACTACAGTCttccctgcactcacacacatcatcaACACATCACTCACTACTGGTATTTTCCCTACCACATTTAAGCAGGCTCGGGTAACTCCATTACTCAAAAAACTTACACCTTCACTAGCAGAAAACTACAGACCggtttctctcctccctttccgATCTAAAACTCTTGAACGAGTTGTTTTCAGCCAGGTTTTTGCTTTCCTCTCCCAGAATGACCTGCTGGATACCAACCAATCTGGATTCAAAACCGGCCGCTCCACTGACACGGCCCTCCTGCCTGTTGTTGACACCCTTCAGGCAGCGAGAGCTGCCTCCAGGTCATCGGCCCTCATTCTGCTAGATCTGTCtgctgcctttgacacagtgaatCATCAGATCCCCCTGTCCACTCTCGCTAATCTGGGCATCACTGGTACCGCACTTCTCTGGTTTGGGTCCTACCTGACAGTTAGAACCTTCAAGTTATCTTGTAGGGGTGGGGTATCTAAGTCACTTTGGCTAGCCACTGGGGTACCTGAGGGatcggtgcttggccccctcctcttctcactaTACACAACCTCACTGGGCCCAATCATTCAGGCACTCtgcttctcctaccactgctatgccaatgacacccagctctatCTCTCATTCTAACCTGATGACCCCATGGTCTCAGCATGGATCTCTGCCTGactctcagacatctcagcctggatgaaggagtgCCACCTTCAACACAACCTGTCTAAACCGGAGCTCCTCATCGTCCCAGCCAGCCTGTCAATTCAGCACATCATCACCGTACAGCTAGGCTCAACGACACTAACTCCATCCAGGTTTGCAGGGAGCCAGGGagtagtgattgatgaccagctaaacttTACCGACCACATTGTGATGACTGCCAGATCTTGTAGATAtgtgctgtacaacatcaggaaaatcaggccctacctatctgaatATGCTACACAGCCCCTTGTCCAGACTCTTGTCATCTCAagcctggactactgcaatgctctcttggctggcctacctgcatgcactattaagcctctgcagtggATCCAGAACGCGGCTGCATGTGTAGTTTTCAACTAACCGAAGAGGGCTCACGTTATACCTCTCTTGGTCTTGCTCCACCGGCTCCCTATAACTGtccgcatcatgttcaaggccttgatgcttgcatacagggtgaccaacaaaactgcacctacctacctgaacacACTGCTGCAACCCTTTGTTCCCTCCTGACTGATACGCTCTGCTACTGAACGGCGTCTGGTGGTTCCGTCACATTGCAGCACAAAAgcactatccagaactttctgtGGCGTTGTCCCCCgctggtggaatgaacttccacacttcatctcTTCTGTCAAGTCCATCACTATcatcaagaaacatctgaagacacagaccttctgcactcacctgatcacctgacaCACtacctaaagcaatttcttatgtcttaaactttgttttcctttagaaaaaaaagcagaactaatgttttaatgcacttgtatttctaccagctagcttgtaccttgtttgctttttgcttgtgttgctctttgcctcacttgtaagtcacatTGGATAAAAGCCAAATTTTATCcagccaaaatgaataaatgtaaatgtaaatgacatatCCAATGCCCTCCATTAGTATTTGGACTGTGAAGTCAAAATGATTAGttttactgtatactgtaaTTTGGAATTGACATGAAAAGATGAACATGTTTGAGCTGTTAAATCCACGCTCTGATATTCAACAAGTAAAATACATGCTCAGTGTGATTTaaatttcaagatttttttattcttaagaAGTTATTTAATCCAGTAGAGGTTTGTCTAAAAGCTTTGTCAGGTTGCATTGTAGAAGGGTGTCCTTCTAGTCCTTCtagggagtgttgttagcctggtctgacactgttgcttatttaacttgaatggatacacttatgttctgttgtgctggaagtcactcttgATTAGCTTGTCTGCTGAATGATTGTAAAGCAATATGTAATGCAGTTCTAAAAAACTGCACAATGATTCTGGCACATTGTCTTCAATATGGACAGAGGAAATACCTCTGTAGCTGTACCtctgttttttaattcattcatttgcagttGGAATCAATTGCCACAGCGAAAAATTTTTAGAAGCTACATTGAAAACTTCCCCTCACCTTCTTGGTTCTCATGAGCACCACATGTATGTGAATGCATAGGACCCTTGTGTttgctggtacaaaatgcattatttctgAAGCGCAGCGGTAAAGCGAAAAGGTCACAAgacaaaggttgctggttcagtttcctGGTGGATCACTTCTGTTATGCTCTTTGGAAAGGCGGTGAATctgcattgcctcagtaaatatccagctgtaggaATGGATAACATGGGGTAGGATAGGGTGGATATCAATGTCTACTAAGCAAATTTAATATGACCTTGAATGAAAATAAGTTGTCACATTGTGTACTTGCTTCCCATACCCTTATTTTCATCACATATCGGAACTGCTTACACATGAGTGTTTAGTTCACTGTTCACTGCCTTCTGAGTCATCAGGTGGTGTTTCATAATCCAGTCTGACTATGACCCTAACCATACCTGGGGTATGAACACCACAGAACTGGTAAAGAAGGCACAGCAGAGACTCTTTCTGAGggtcctcaggaagaacaacatTGCCCAGAGACTGCTGGTGTCCTTCTACCGCTCCACCATAGAGAGCATTCTCACttactgcctctgtgtgtggttttccagCTGTACTGTGGCACACAAAAAAGAGCTTCGCAGGGTCGTCAAGACTGCTGAGGAAATCATCGGGCGCCCTCTCCCCACCCTGGAGGACCTACACAGTTCCCGCTGCCTCAAGAGAGCCCATAACATCATAAAGGACACATCCCACCTCGGTCACTCTCTGTTCGAATTGCTACCGTCAGGCAGACGGTATAGAGCCCTTAGAACGAGGACAAACCAATTCAAAAACAGTTTGTATCCCACAGCTGTACAAGCTTTAGATGCCACAAaataatgttcacattcactgtgcaataagggatctgtgcaattaATGCTCAGGGTTCTTCACTCTGCAACATGGGATCTGTGCAATCTTTCTGATCTGTGCAAATTTTCATTGTAGATATCTCTGGGTGCTTTTACTTGTGTTCTACCTTTTTTAGTTCTTTATAGtctacttttaaattatttttatagattattttactagttttttttattttttttttttattgatgtttgcACTGTTGAGGATTGCACTCAAATTTCGTTGTacatgttacaatgacaataaagaaattccgattctgattctgatactGCCATTGGATCCAATGAGTTACTGAGAGTAAAAACGGAAATCTGTAGAGTGGTCAGTTAATCTtgaaatttaaatattattgtCCATCAACTGAAAGTTAAGAGCGAAGTCATAGCAGTCAAAAACACGGAACAGTTTATACATGGCTGCAGTTCAGGTGTTGCAAAGCACTTcaaattaacataaaatatgacAGAGTCTGGTGATGTCAGTGTTACACAGTCTTGCAGGTCCAGTTAGAGCTTACAAGGAATATGCTATGAAAGTCTGACTTTCACAGATTATtaacaaatttaaattaatttattccaATACCTACAAACACCCAAAATGGGTGAACTGAACACAAAAAGggttcatttaaaacaaacatttgagaACACATATGCGTAGAAATAACCTGAAATAAGATGTCAGAATACAgagtaaacataaaaatgttgacTTCACTGCCCCAATACTTACGGAGGGCAGAGTATGTACAATACACACATTCAATATATGCCATATTTGTTGTGCAAGTTTCCAGCACTGATGCTATGTTGTTCTTAGTCTTGAATGGAAGTCTTATGTGGCTCCCTTTTTGATTCTTCTTTTCATCAAAACTGCATATCTTTGTTATATAAAAAGCCTTGcttgaaaaagcaaaacacctcCAAAGAGTCCAAATTTACCTGCAATGATTGTATACaccaaaacaaatcacattattgatttattttattacctATACATGTCATAATTTAACAGTAAAACCATGCCACCACAGAAGGGAAGAACCCGTGTAGCAGATCTGAATGGTATTTCTCTGAGAAATGTATTATCAACCTGTACGAGCAACACAGAGTCAGGAGTCCTCATTCAGTACAGGTCCTGTGGTAGGAGTCCTCACCTGTACCGCAGTACAAAATAACAGCACACCTGTCACATTTGTACCTTCATTGTAATGTACAATAGATATCAGATTGCTTATCTATCCTTTAAAATCACAGTTATCAGTGATGATCCTGGTTTACATATTCTAAGTGTTAGAATGAGTTTAAAACACTTCTGAAACCACGAATAAAAAAGAGCGTAAATGATTGGATTGATAGAGGAATTTATAAATACCAAAGTCGTCAGGTCCGTAGCTGTAAAAAACACAGATGGCTCCCTCGTACCCATAAAAATGATAACAGTTAGGTAATAAGGTACTAAACACAGTAAGAATGCAGACACTAGAATACCAACTGTTTTTGCTGCTTTGGTTTCAGATGCTAGTGAATAATTAATCTTCTTTGTGCCCTTTGAATGGTGTTGTTCTTGAACACATCTAATATTGTTTGCATGCCTTTTGGCAATTACAAAAATTTTCAAgtacataattattattgtcatgAATGGTGCAACAAAAACTATAAAAAGATCAACTACAAGCCATATACCATTGATTGCAAAAGCACAGTGTTCAGCACACATAGGATGTTCAGTTCTCGGAGCTATAAGTCCATTGAAATAAACCAAAATCAAGTTGTAGATTAATGAATACAACCAGAGTAAGGATATTATTATCAAAGTTGAATTCACTGTCATTTTAGTAGAGTAAAGAAAAGGGTTGTGAAGAGCAAAATATCGGTCCACAGcaataaaagcaacattatAAATTGACACACAAGACAGGAAAACagaattcacattaaaaatggtgCAACATACTGCGCCAAAGCACCAGCGTGATTGTATCGCGTAAATAAAGTAGAAAGGCATCACAGTTATTCCAACTAGAAGGTCagccacagccagagagaggaggaggaggttggttggtgtgtggagctgcttgAAGTGACAGATGGAGATGATCACCAGCAGGTTTCCATacactgtcagtaacacaactgcagctgcagccgaATACATCAACACATCCACTGCTGTTAGTGACGCTGTTTCAAAACAGGAGAAGTTGGAGGACTGGGTGCAGAAATCCTCTTCATTAACTTCTGTGAGATTCATAAATCAAGAAAGCAGCTCCACTTTCAATGATGAGAAAATGACCAGTAACTACAATGTCTAATAAATGGAATGAGACAAGCATGTGAAAAAGCTGCAAGATGGAATATGACTGGTCTTGTACAGCCATCCTACTCTTTCAGTAGGAACTGTAGAGTCATATTTATACTATGGTATTACTATTTTTTATGATGGTGGTTGTTAATGAATACCCATCTGAATCAGAGTCATCTGTTGGACTGGGGTTATGTAATGAGACACAGCAGTAtagtaacaacaaaaacaacatggtaATTACAAAGTCAGAGAGGGTGTCTAGAGAGAAAAGTGTTTAGAATCATTTCACTCTCTGACCCAAACCCAATAAAATACGTTCATGAAGAATGAACCCAGACCTCATAATAAAGTCATAACATACAgcacattaataaatatatattatgttacattagcTGCACAGGTGAAGCTCAGTCAAATATAAAGACCATGTTGATGAATGTGGAATGCTTAATATTGCGCAAATTActccctgattttttttccaaaagaaataGCTCAttagacacaaaataaatattctctgATGGCCTTCTCATTATCCAGACCCCAGTACAGTACAAATGCAAGCATTTGTTCTTCACTCTCAAGAAAcagttcacaaacaaaaaccaacggatctgaaggaaatgaagtgaaatgaagcTTCGCTGATCTCAGAATGGCTCATAGGTGCATGCCAAATTGTACAGTACCTAAGAGCAAAGAGATGAGGAACCGCTACTGAACAAACAGATGGAAAGAAGTCATTTTCTTCAGCTGCTGTGGGCTCTTGGTTGCTGTTGGCCGAAGACATGGGATCAAACCCAGGTCACAGTGTTTCAAGCCAACCTGCCCTGAAGACGAGAGCCTTCCCAGATGACCAAATCGGGAACCCCTTCTTTAAGATTTTAAGGAGAAACAATGTGGCCATTGCACGCAAATTAAATCACAGTGGTTGTGATTCATCCAAACAGGATTCTCCTTCTCAGTGGGGCATTGAAATTACAGAAGTGCAAACTAATTTTGCCATGAATGCTCAACAGCTCAGCATAACTACTTTAAATTGTGCAGCTATGTAAAAGCATAGGAGAAAATCAAATCCTAAGAATAAGAATGACATTGACATTGCTTATGAGATGGCCACCGTATTaaacttcttttttcttctacaCATAGTTCAGAAACTGTTATTTGTAGAGATACCTTTGTCACATGATTTTTCTGGCTGCTAGGGATTTCATGAATTTTAAGGCTGTTCTGCAAAATGTCAGGGATGTCACGGTGAAAAGTTCCAGACCCTGGGCTGCTCCAgtggttctggttctggttccgTTTCTGTAAAAGGCATGGTGCCTAGAAGTTCTGCATGGATTACAGCTGTCTGAATTCTCTCACACATGGCgatgcatacattacattaggtTCATTTAGgtgacactcttatccagagcgatgtccagcacaatagaacataagtgtatccattcaagttgaatgggcaacagtgccagaccaggctaacaacacttccagaaCAGTcactgtgagcataacactattcaagccctaccctaagttaacttgtgtgacctgactagacaagggaagccaagaaTACTACCATATATTAGTCACtacatcacagaatccaaaacatgTTGCAgtactacacgtaaaataagcagcaagcaTAACAGCTGCCCGGGTCAATGAGATGTTCACTAGGAAGAAGTGGGCAGAATGGTACTCTACCCTcctactccacactgccactTGGCAACAAGCCTCAATGGAGGTCTGAGACTGCCTAGTTATTTGTGTCATGATGACGACTTATTATGCTGACATGTTCAACTATGCTTACATAATCACATAACTGTTCTGTTTGTAGGAAATAACTGCCTCAGAGTTATTGTTGAACATGACATGATGGATGTCCCTTGTTCTTGCCTCATCATTGATTTATTGCCTTATGGGTGGGGGCATCACACTGCCCTGAATGTGCTCTATGGGTTCCCCCTAACTgagaaaataaagtaaaataatatattgcacttacatgtttttacattaaaaattcagtgttaacattttttattatatcagttttttgttcttatttaatAAGGGGAATGAACTAAAATGAAGggaactgcacacacatacacacatgtatctgtataacacataaacacactatGGGGCCGATTTAGACTTGATATACCCACAggtgaacatttacatttattgatttggcagacgtttttatccaaagtgacttacaagtgagttGCAAtataacacaagaaaaaaaccaCATGAAgccaacaatattagaagcgctgcatgaccaagtttcaatggTACAAACTAGCAAgtaaagctaacaagtgcgttaaaccatcagattacattttttgtaataattttatGTTATAGTTTAATAGACAATAGTCTTTTAataggagacagtttgagacatgaggagttcctttagggggtagcATTTCAGGtactcaggtgagagcagaagagctgtgtcttcagatgtttcttgaagacagagagggactcagcagaatggatgaaggGTGgcagttcattccaccattgggggacaacagtggagaaagtcctggatagtgattttacgCTGCGATTcgatgggaccaccagacgctGTTTGGTATCAGTCGGGAGGGAACAAAGGGTTGCAGCAGTgtgttcaggtaggtaggtgcagttttgttggtcaccctgtatgcaagcatcaaggccttgaacatgatgcggaCAGTTATAGGGAGCCGGTGGAGCAAGACCAAGAGAGGTATAACATggccctttttggttggttgaaaaccagacgtgcagcCACATTCTGGATccactgcagaggcttaatagtgcatgcaggtaggccagccaagaaAGCATTGCAGTTGTCtagtcttgagatgacaagagcctggacaaggagctgcgcagcatactcagataggtagggcctgatttttctgatgttgtacagtgcaaatctgcaCGATCTGTTAGTCGTCGCAATGTAGTTggtaaattttagctggtcatcaatcaccATCCCCGGGTTCCTTGCAGCCCTGGATGGAGTTAGTGTCGTTGAGCTTATCTGAAGGGTGATGTCATGCTGGATTgacgggctggctgggatgactaggagctcagtctCGGATACGTTGATTTGAAGGTGTCACTCCTTCATCCAAGCCGAGATGTCTGAGAGTCAGGCAGAGATCCATGCTGAGACCgtgaggtcatcaggttggaacaACCGGTAGAGCTGGATGTCATCGGCATAGGAGTGGtaggagaatgtgtgtgaataatCGGGCCTAGTGTGGTTGTGtatagagagaagaggagggggccaagcaccaatCCCTCaggtaccccagtggttagcCAGTGAGACTTAGACTCTCCACCCCTCAAGGATACTTTGAAAGATCTATTTGTGAAGTGGAACCCAAACCAGCAAAGTGCAGTTCCGGTGATGCCCAGTTCCGTGGGGGTGGACAAGAGGATCTGGTGGTTCACTGTGGCAGACAGGTCTAGCAGGATGAGGGGTGACAATCTGGAGGCAGCTCTCGCTGCCCGCAGGGTGTCAACAACAGACAGGCGGGCCGTGTCAGTGGAGAATCCCCACTTAAATGCTTCCATGgagagctgcacacctctgttactactaagcgCTTTCAGATAATGGACAAACGTAAGCTCCCTGGTGGGCGATGCATGTTTGGGTCAGAGTTTGACCAAAATGAGGGCATGTTGCTCAAAATAAGggtgtgtctcattattttccaaggTACGCGTATTCTGACACGACACTTAAGTGTCTTTTCTCCCTGCAATCCTTCAAGAAGAGTTTGAGTAAGGTGTGCATTTGCAGTGGCTATCATGTGTAACAACAACATTATTGGTGACTAGACAAAAAGGTACAGCGGAAATATTCATTGAAAGCCGACTTTCCATTTCACACTGTAACAGAGTTGGCcgatgctctgcacataaattagcagaAGGAGTAAAACTTTAGATCTTATGGTGTTGACACACAGGTTTTACATTGCTTCCGGGTAGATAAAGCAGCGATCTATGGCGGCTTTTCTGAGAAAAACGTAAAATCGAACATACAGTCTTAGTTATgcctacaaaaaaagaaaaacatgctcTTGGTCCTGGCCAAGCAGTTCCAGCTAGTGTCATGGTACCttgtgacatacagtatctcCAAAGCTCTAGTCCCCACACAGGGGGGCAATATTTTgcgtagctagctagtaagTTAACCAATAGTCGGCAACACTCTCCTACAGTATATGTTAGcgcaggggtgtccaaacctctcctggagggccacttgtcctgcatgttttagatctctccctgctccaacacagctgattcaaatgaccagtttgttattcagcagcttcaggagttcataacgagttgatcatttgaatcagctgtgttggagcagggatagatctaaaacatgcaggacaagtggccctccaggagaggtttggacacccctgtgTTAGCGGATGCATTGTTCTGTGGGAGGTACACCATTCCTGCAAGTGATTTTACCATTTGTTCCCGTTTTTTCTGAATATGAGCCTATGACATAGGTGAGAAGGGAGGACTTACTCTTCCCTGAATTCAACCAGGTAATTTTATCCCAAAAGGCAgcaactagctaactagcaagcaaATGCAAATTACGTTAATTtttatactacattacattttaaattagccACCAGGCTTTCGGCGGTGAGGCATGGTTTTCCAGCGAAATTTGCTTTATTCACAGGAGGCAGCTTTGTGTCACCCACTTGAAGGGATTCGCGGGGGTGCGTCAGTTAAGGCTCAATAccaaaaatgggaaaacaaaaaactctCAGCGCCTTTAATTCTGAATCAAATCCTATATGCCTCATTTGTATCTTATTGCAGGTGCTGGTGGGGAGCCCGTTAAACATCACAGCATCCTTCCCAGGTGTCTTCTTTCTTCCTTATTTGACATTCAGAGTCCTGATTGGGATTCATTTTCAgctcctttttttattattattttttattttattacattttttttctttttgaattaaACCACAGATCTTTTCTTATCTGGGAAAGCAAATACCTCCCAAAGTTCCAAAGTcttatttgaatgaaaatgactgtgCGATTACAATACTTCCAGCCTCGCCAGGTCTTTCTTAATTGTAGGCGTCATTAAATTATGACTTTAATTATATTATGACATTTaatccattattttattttctcaattgTACACATGATAATTGAATAGTAAAACCACACCAGcacatgaatgaaaatacatcTCGTTGATTTGAATGGCATTTCTCTCCGAAACGTCTGAGAAATTCACTCTCTGGTGTGGATGCTTTTAATCAAGTTGCAATAACATCACAGAGTTGCCATAGTCCTTATTCTGTACAGGTCCTGTGGTAGGAATCCTCACCTGTACTGCAGTACAAAATCATATTGGACCTGTCACATGCGTAGCTTTCTCAATTTCAATGTGCAGTAGATACCAGATTAAGCGTCCTTTGAAAGCACATTCATCAGTGATGATTCTGAGCTACATATCCTAAACGTAAGAATTAGTTTAACACACTTCTGAAACCATGAATAAAACAGAGCGTAAATGATTGGATTGATGGAGGAATTTAGAAACAACAAGCTCAACATCTGCACAGCTGCAAGATACACagattgtgtcattgtgtgcaCAAGAATGAAAACACTTATGTAGTAAGGTATTAAACACAGCAAGAACACGGCAACTAGAATTCCAAgtgtttttgctgcttttctctCAGATGCCACTGAATAATTGGTTTTCCTCATCTCCTTTGAATGCTGTTGTTCTCTAACACACCGGATATTATTTGCATGCTTTTTGGCGATGGCAaaaattttcaaatacataattattattgtcaaGCATGgcacaataaatattaaaataaaatcaacaaaagcCCATTTGTAATTGATATTAACAT
This window harbors:
- the LOC118792395 gene encoding trace amine-associated receptor 13c-like: MNLTEIKEEEFCTQSSNFSCFERLSVTTVDVLLYVAAAAAVLLTVFGNLLVIISICHFKQLHTPTNLLLLSLAVADFLVGLIVMPFHFFQLIESHWCFGAVYCTIFTVVAFCLTCVSVYNVACIAVDRYIALCNPFLYSTRITVNVTLIIISCLWLYSIIYYLIFLYFNGNITDMTEIIECTGSCPVKINDIWAVVDFILVSVVPCSTIIIMYMKVFAIAKRHANNIRCVQEQTNAKSTRKMHSVASERKAAKTLGILVSAFLLCIIPYYIAIFLYLHMRKPSTYLALMNMSCLAFLNSSINPIIYALFHSWFQRCVKLIVTLRICRSESSLMNVLSKDA
- the LOC118792350 gene encoding trace amine-associated receptor 13c-like, giving the protein MNLTEVNEEDFCTQSSNFSCFETASLTAVDVLMYSAAAAVVLLTVYGNLLVIISICHFKQLHTPTNLLLLSLAVADLLVGITVMPFYFIYAIQSRWCFGAVCCTIFNVNSVFLSCVSIYNVAFIAVDRYFALHNPFLYSTKMTVNSTLIIISLLWLYSLIYNLILVYFNGLIAPRTEHPMCAEHCAFAINGIWLVVDLFIVFVAPFMTIIIMYLKIFVIAKRHANNIRCVQEQHHSKGTKKINYSLASETKAAKTVGILVSAFLLCLVPYYLTVIIFMGTREPSVFFTATDLTTLVFINSSINPIIYALFYSWFQKCFKLILTLRICKPGSSLITVILKDR